The nucleotide sequence CTATTGGCCACGGGCGTGCACGACCTGCTGCCCGAGAGCATCGAGGGCCTCGCGCCGCGCTGGGGTTCCAGCGTGCTGCACTGCCCCTACTGCCATGGCTACGAGTTCATCGACCGCCGCCTCGGCGTTCTCGGCAGCGGCGAGCTGTCGGTGCACCAGGCGATGCTGGTGGCCGACTGGGGCCCGCTGACGCTGTTCACGCACGGCCTGCCGCCGCTCGACGCGAAGACGCGCGCGCAGCTCGATGCGCGCGGCATCACGCTCGACCCGGGCCGCGTGGTCGCGCTCGAAGGCCCGGCGAGCGCGCTCGAGGCGGTGCGCTTCGACGATGGGCGCCGGCTGCCGCTCGACGCGCTGTTCGTGGCGCCGGCCCAGCGCCAGGGCAGCACGCTGGCCGCGCAACTCGGTTGCGCCTTCGACGAGGGCCCGCTGGGCCTCGTGGTGCGCACCGATCCGATGATGAAGACCAGCTCGGTGCCCGGCGTGTTCGCGGCCGGCGACGCGGCGCTCGCGATGCAGAACGCCACACTGGCGTCGGCCGATGGCGTGCGGGCCGGAGCCTCGCTGCACCGCTCACTGATCTTCGTCGACTGAGGAAGGAAGAAGCTTCGCGGTTCTGGCCGACGCACGCGCCGTGCGTCGATCCGGTGCGAGGAATGCACGCTTCGAGCCGGCCGTCGAGCGTGCGCGGGTCGCTACCGGTGGCACCGTCGCGGCCCGCTCGGGCGCCGGGCTCGCGTGCGAAATGGCTTGCCATATCGACACGTGAATCGCCGCGGCGTGATCGTTCTCTTGCGGCAACGGCATGGATCGTTCCCCGCTTCAGCCGCGCGCCGGCAGCACCGTGCCGCGGCTCTCGCCGAAGCCGATGCGCGCCTGGCCGGGCTTCTCGCACCAGCCGCGCAGCAGCACGGCGTCGCCGTCCTCGATGAAGCTGCGCTGCTCGCCGCCGTCGCCCAGCGCCACGGGCGCCTGGCCGCCGCGCGCGAGCTCGATGATGGCGCCGGCCTCGCCCTCGCCGGGGCCCGAGATGGTGCCGCTGCCGAACAGGTCGCCGGGGTTGAGCTGGCAGCCGCCCACCGTGTGGTGCGCCACCATCTGCGCCACGCTCCAGTACTGGTGGCGAAAGCTCGTGGACGACAGGCGCGAAGGTCCGCGCTTCTCGGCGCGCGCCTTCTCGCTCTCGAGCCAGACCTCGAGCCGGATGTCGATCGCGCCGGCCTCGCGGTTGGCCGGGTCCTCGAGATAGGCCAGCGGCTGCGGATCGGCGGCCGCGCGCGTCCAGGGCTGGCGGTAGGGCGCGAGCGCTTCCATGGTCACGATCCACGGCGAGATCGTGGTCGCGAAGTTCTTCGCGAGGAAGGGGCCGAGCGGCGCCATCTCCCAGAACTGGATGTCGCGCGCCGACCAGTCGTTGAGCAGGCAGATGCCGAAGACGTGTTGCTCCGCGTCCGCGAGCGCAATGGCCTCGCCGTGCGCATTGCCGGTGCCGATCCAGACGCCGAGCTCGAGCTCGTAGTCAAGCCGCGCGCAGGCCTGGTAGGTGGGCGCGGTCGCACCCGGCGCCATCGCCTGGCCCATGGGCCGGCGGAACTGCTGGCCGCTCACGCCGATGGTCGACACGCGCCCGTGGTAGGCGATCGGGATCCAGCGGAAGTTCGAGGTCACGTCGCCGCCGGGGTTGAACAGGCGCGTGATGTTGAGCGCGTGGTCGATCGAGGTGTAGAAGTCGGTGTAGTCGCCGATGCGCGCGGGGATCGCGTACTCGGCCTCGGCCTGCGGCACCAGGCAGGCGCGCACGGCCTGCACCGCGGCCACCGGCGAATCGTTCTTCAGCAGCGCGAACAGCGCATGGCGCAGCGCCTGCCAGGCCGCGGGGCCGAGCGCGAAGAAGTCGTTGAGCGCGGGCTGCGCGGCGGCCGTGGCCGCCTCGAGCGCGAGGCCGTCGAGCTGCTGCGCCTGGACCAGCGCGGCCAGGTCGAGCACCTGGTCGCCGATTGCGACGCCGCCGCGAAAGGCCTCGCCGCCGCCGGCGCGGCGGAACACCGCATGCGGCAGGTTCTGGATCGGGAAGTCGCTGCTGTCGGTGGCCGTGGGGTTGGCCGATTCGACCCAGCTGCGGGCGTGGACGTCGTGCGTGTGGTTGAGCGTGTGCATGAAAGAGGATTCCTTAGACCGAGGCCATCAGCGCGTCGTCGAAGATCGCGACCGCGCGCGTCCAGCCGGCCGAGGCGCCGCGGATCTTGTGCGGAAAGCAGCTGATGAAGAAGCCCGTGGGCGGCAGCACTTCGAGGTTGTGCAGCTTCTCGATGTGGCAATAGCCGATGTCGCGGCCGGCCTTGTGGCCTTCCCAGATCAGCGAGGCGTCGTGCGTCTCGCCGTACTTCTTGGCCGTGTGGACGAAGGGCGCGTCCCAGCTCCAGGCATCGGTGCCCGTGAGGCGCACGCCGCGCTCGAGCAGGTACATGGTCGCCTCGTAGCCCATGCCGGCACCGGCCGACACGTAGTCGGGGTTGCCGTAGCGCGAGCCGGCGCGCGTGTTGATCACCACGATCTCGAGCGGCTTGAGCGTGTGGCCGATGCGCTTGAGCTCGGCCTCGACATCGGCCGCGCGCACCACGTAGCCGTCGGCGAAGTGGCGGAAGTCGAGCTTCACGCCGGGCTGGAAGCACCAGTCGAGCGGCACGTCGTGGATCGCGATCGCGGGCTTCTTCTCGCCGAGCGCCTTGTCCATGGTCGAGTGGAAGTGGTAGGGCGCGTCGAGGTGGGTGCCGTTGTGCGTGGACAACTGCACCAGCTCGACCGCCCAGCCCTCGCCGTCGGGCAGGTCCTCCTTCTTGAGGCCGGGGAAGAAGGGCTCGATCTGCTCGTAGGTGTTCTCGTGCGTGAAGTACTGGATCTTCGGGCCGAAGGCCGGCGGGTCGGAGAGCACGTCGTTCTCCAGGAAGATCGAGAGGTCGACCAGTTTGCGTGGCATGGGTGGGCTCCTTGTGGGGTGTTCGTTCGAGCGGAGGGAAGAGAAGGGAACGGAAATCAGGGGTGCTGCCAGCGCAGCAGGCGCCGCTCGGCCAGGGCCAGCAGCGCATTGCTCGCGAAGCCGATGAGCCCGAGCAGCACGATGCCGGCGAACAGCTCGCTGGCGCGGAAGGCGCGCGCGGCCAGCAGGATGGCCTGGCCCAGGCCGCTTTGCGAGGCGATCATCTCGCCCACCACCGCGACGATCAGCGCGATGGTCAGCGCGAGCCGCATGCCGGCCAGGATGTCGGGCATCGCATTGGGCAGGCCCATCTTCCAGACATAGGCCGCGCGCGACATCTGCAGGCAGCGCGCCACCTCGGCCAGGCGCGGCTCCACGGCCGCGAAGCCATGCACCGTGGCCAGCAGCACCGGCCACATCGCGCCGAAGGCGACCACGAACAGCACCATGCCGGGGTTGAGCCCGAAGATCGAGATCGCCAGCGGCAGCAGCGCCGAGGCCGGCAGCGGGCGCACGAACTCCAGCGTGGGCTGGACCCAGGCACGCACCACGGGCGAGACGCCGATGGCCGCGCCCAGCAGCACGCCGGCCAGCGACGCCAGCAGCCAGCCCTGGACCATGCGGCCCACGGTGGCGCCGGTGAACGCGAGCAGCTCGCCGCCGCCTTCGCCCGAGAGGTTCAGTCCTTCGAGCAGGCTCGCGAAGGTGGCTTGCGGCGTCGGCAGGAACACGCGGCTGACCCAGCCTGCGTTGCTCGCGATCCACCACAGCGCGACCAGCGCCAGCAGCACGCCCAGCGCGCCGAATTGCTCCAGGCCCTTGCGTTCGGCGTGGCCGTTCATGACACGACTCCCATGCGGCGCGACACACCGCGCTGCAGCCGCAGCATGGCCGCGTTGATCGCGAAGCCCACCACGCCGATCCAGCCCAGCCAGGCCAGCATCAGCGCGGGGTCGAAGCTCTGCTGCGCGATCATCATCGCGTAGCCCATGCCGTTGGGATTGGCCGCGATCTCCACCGTCACGGCCACCACCAGCGCCACCGCCACGCCGAGCCGCAGCGCGACGAACAGGCGCGGCACGATGGCCGGCAGCACGATCTTGAAGGCACGCTCGCGCGCCGACAGGCCCAGCACGCGGCTGACCTCGAGCAACCGCGGCTCGACCTGCTGCACCGCCGCCTGCACCAGCACCAGCAGCGGCCAGAAGGTGGCGAAGGCGACGATCGCCAGCTCCATGCGCACGCCGAAGCCGAAGCCCAGCATCGCGAGGGGGATCAGCGCGACCGAGGGCACGGGGCGCAGCACCTCGATGGTGACCGAGCCGAGCCGGGCCGCGCGGCGCGACAGCCCGAGCACCAGCCCGAGCGCGATGCCGAGCACCGCGCCCAGCAGCAGGCCCAGCGCGGCGGTGCCGAGCGTGAAGCCGGTGGCCTGCCACAGCGAGCCGTCGAGCGCGGCGCCGGCGAAGGCCCTGGCCGCGGCGCTCGGCGGCGCCAGCGCATCGCTGCCCAAGGCAGCCGCGCGGCGCGCATACCACTCGAAGGCGCCGATCAGCAGCGCCGGAAACACCCAGGGCCGCAGCCCGCGCACGAGCCGGTTCTCAGTCATGGCCGTGCTCGATGAAGGCGAACAGCTCGCGCCGCAGCCGCAGGTAGTCGGGATGCTCCTTGGTCGTGAGCTGGTCGCGCGGGCGCGGGATCTTCACGTCGATCATGCGCGCGAGGCTGGGCCGTCCGGGACCGGGGTTGGCCTGCAGCGCGATCACGCGGTCGCCGAGGTAGATCGCCTCCTCGAGGTCGTGCGTGACGAACAGCACCGTGAGGCCGTCCTCGCGCACCAGCCGCGCGAGCTCGTCCTGCAGGCTCTGCCGCGTCAACGCGTCGAGCGCGCCGAAGGGCTCGTCCATCATCATCAGTTCGGGCTTCTGCGCGAGGCAGCGCGCGATCTGCGCGCGCTGCTGCATGCCGCCCGAGAGCTGCACCGGGAACTTGTGGGCGTGCTTCGCGAGCCCGACCTTGGCGAGCACGTCGGCGATGCGCGGCGCGCGCTCGGCCGCGGGCACGCCGCCGGCCTCGAGCGCGAGGCTCACGTTGCCCTCGACCGTGCGCCAGGGCAGCAGCGCGCGGCCGTAGTCCTGGAACACGAAGGCGACCTCGCGCGAGGGCTCGAGCATCTTCACGCCGTTGCGCCGCACCTCGCCCGCGCTCGCGGTGACCAGCCCGCTGGCCGCGCGCAGCAACGTCGTCTTGCCGCAGCCGCTGGGGCCGACGATGCAGACGAACTCGCCGCGCGCCACGTCGAAGGAGGTGGGCGAGAGGATCTCGCGGCCGCCGAGGCGGATGGTCACGCCGTCGAAGCGCAGGAAGGGCGCGGCATGGCGCGCGGGGCCGCTGCCGGGCAAGGCGGCGCCCGCGGGCAGCGCGCTGCGCGCCAGGTTGGGAACGTGCGCCGCGATCATTGGGCCACCAGCTTCGCGACGTCGATGTCGGTGCGCAGCATGCCCTGCTCCTTCATCAGGCCGGTCCAGTAGGCGAGCTGCTTCCCGCTCACCACCGGGCCCGGCGGCGAGATCTGGATCTTCGCGAGCACGTCGGCCGGCAGCCGGGTGTACTTGCCGATCGAAGCGCGCACCCTGGCATCGTTCCTCGGCTGCTGCATGAAGGCCGCGGCCTCGACCAGCGCTTCGCGGAAGGCGCGCGCCGCGCCCGGATTCTTCGCCACCCACTCGCGCTTGGCGGCATGCACGATGGTCTGGTTGTTGTCGGGCAGGAAGGTCGAGTAGTACGAAGCCACGTAGCCCGCGCCGCTCTCGGTGATGCGGGTCATGAACGGGTCGGTCGATACCACCGCATCGACCGAGCCGCCGCGCAGCAGGTCGGCATGCTGCGGGAAGGCGGCCTCGACGAAATTGACCTTGCGGTGGTCGACGCCGCTGTCCTTGAGCCAGGCGCGGAAGGTCACGTGCAGGAACGCGCCCAGGCCCGGCACGCCGATCTTCTTGCCGACGCAGTCCTGCGCGCTCTTGATGCCGCTGCCCGCGCGCGCCACCAGGCCCGCGCCCGTGAGGGTCTTCGAGGTGAGGCCGCCACCGGCCACCACCACCAGGTCGAGGCCGCCGTCGACGGCCTGCAGGAACACCGAGGGCGTGGGGCCGCCGAGCTGCAGCGAGTCGGACTGCAGCGCCGCGGGAATGGTGGAGTTGAGCGGGATGAACTTGAGTTCGACCTCGAGGCTGCGCTTCCTGAAATAGCCTTCGTCGGCCGCCACGAACACCGAGCCGAAGTCGGTCACTGCCGTGTAGCCGAAGACGATCTTCGTCAGGGGCTGGGCGCGCGCGGGCAGTGCCGCGGCCGCCGATGCCGCGGCCAATGCCGACAGCAGGGTGCGTCTCTTGATCATGGTTTTTCTCTCCTGAGGGGTGCTTTCTTCTGGGGTGACCTGGCGCTCTTCGGCCGCGGCAGCGCATGGCGCAGGCCGCCGACGATGAAGTTCACGAGCATCGGCGCCGCGGCCGGATCGCCGGGCGTGTTCTGGCCGCGCGACAGGCGCGCGATGCGGCTGCTGTTCAGGTGGTTCATCAGCGCGCCGAGCGCGAACTGGTAGCCCCAGGCGACCTCGCCGCGCGTGGCATGCGGCAGCACGACCTGCAGCGCGTCGATGAAGGCCTCGGCCAGCGGATCGAAATAGGCGCGCAGCACGCGGTCGGCCTCTTCGGTGGTGTTGGCGAGTTCGCGCGCCACCAGCAGCGCGTAGTACTCGCCCTCGGGGCTCGCGCGCAGCGCCAGCACCGGCGTGGTGAAGGCCTCGATGATGCGCGGCAGCGTGCGCGCGTCGTCGGGGTCGAGCTTCACCGCGGCCAGGCCGGCGAGCCGCGCCTGGATCGAGGGCGCCCAGTGCTCGAAGATGGCGTGGAACAGCTCGTGTTTCTGGCCGTGGTAATAGCCCACCAGCGCCAGCGGCACGCCGGCCTCCTCGGCGATCTGGCGGATCGTCACCGCGTGGTAGCCGTGCTGCGCGAACAGCTTCTCGGCCGCCAGCAGAATCGCCTGCTTGCGGTCGGGCCGCGCGGTCTCGGCGGCGACAGCGGCGGCGGACGATGCGCTCGGACGCGCGGCGCGGCGCTTGGCGGTGGGTGTGCGGGTGCTCATGGAGGCGTATTGAACGCTTGTACAAAAATGTTGAACACACGTACAAACCCTGAGGTCAACCCCCATTGAGCGCACTCCGTCACGGCGCTACGCTCGGTCCATGCCCGCTCCCAACATTCCCCAGATCCGCCTCTATCAAGACTGGCTGCGCGAGACGCGCGGCCTCGCTTTCGACCACTACGACGCCCTGTGGCGCTGGTCCGTCACCGAGCTCGATGCCTTCTGGCAGAGCATCTGGGACTACGCCCGCATCGCGTCGCCCACGCCGCACACGGCCGTGCTCGCCGAGTCGCGCATGCCGGGCGCGCGCTGGTTCCCCGGGGCCCAGGTCAACTATGCGCGCGAGGTGTTGCGCCATGCCGACGCGGCCCATGCGGCCGGCATGCCCGCGATCGTCAGCGACAACGAACGCGGCGAGGTGCGCGAGCTGTCGTGGCCCGAGCTGCGGCGCCAGGTCGCGTCGGTCGCGCTCATGCTGAAGTCGCTCGGCGTGAAGCGCGGCGACCGCGTCGCGGCCTACATGCCCAACGTGCCCGAGACCATGGTGGCCTTCCTCGCCTGCTCGAGCATCGGCGCGATCTGGAGCGTGTGCGCGCCCGACATGGGCACGGCCGCCGTGGCCGACCGCTTCCGCCAGATCGAGCCCAGCCTGCTGATCGCGGTCGACGGCGTGCACTACGGCGGCAAGCCGCTCGACCGCAGCGCCGTGCTGCGGGAACTGCGCGACCAGCTGCCGAGCGTGCGCCGGCTGCTGCTCGTGCCCTCGCCGCATGCCGCGGGCGAGGTGGCGCACGACGTCGACTGGGCCCGCGCCGCCGCGCGCGACGATGCCGAGGTCGCCGCCTTCGAGCCCGAGTGGCTGCCCTTCGACCATCCGATCTGGATCGTCTACTCGAGCGGCACCACCGGCCTGCCCAAGCCCATCGTGCACGGCCAGGGCGGGATCATCCTCACCATGCACGCCTGCGGCCTGCACAACGACGTGGGCGCGAGCTATGGCGCCAACAACTTCGGCGAGCGCTACCACTGGTACAGCTCCACGGGCTGGGTGATGTGGAACTCGCAGCTGTCGGGCCTGGCCTTCGGCGCCACCATCTGCATCTACGACGGCAACCCGGCCGGCAGCAAGGAGAAGCCCGACTGGGGCGTGCTGTGGCGCTTCGTCGCACGGCACGAGGTCACCTTCTTCGGCGCGGGCGCGGCCTACTTCACCAACTGCATGAAGGCCGGGCTGGTCGCGAAGGACTGCGGCGACCTGTCGCGCGTGCGCGCGCTCGGCAGCACCGGCTCGCCGCTGCCCGAGGAGGTGCAGCGCTGGGGCACGCAGCAGCTGCTCGACGCGGGCTCGAAGGACGTGTGGTGGTGCAACATCTCGGGCGGCACCGATTTCTGCGGCGCCTTCGTCGGCGGCCACCGCGAACTGCCCGAGGTGCCGGGCCAGATGCAGTGCCGCGAGCTCGGCCATGCGGTCGAGGCCTGGAACGAGCAGGGCCAGCCGGTGATCGGCGAGGTCGGCGAGCTGGTCTGCACCCAGCCGATCCCGTCGATGCCGCTCTACTTCTGGGGCGACGAGGGCAATGCGCGCTACGTCTCGAGCTACTTCGACACCTACCCCGGCGTCTGGCGCCACGGCGACTGGATCCGGATCGGCAACGACGGCGGCTGCATCATCTACGGCCGCAGCGACGCCACCATCAACCGCCAGGGCCTGCGCATGGGCACCAGCGAGATCTACAGCGCGGTCGAGGGCCTGCCCGAGGTGCTCGACTCGATGGTGGTCGACCTCGAGTACCTGGGCCGCGAGAGCTACATGCCGCTGTTCGTGGTGCTGCGCCCGGGCGTCGCGCTCGACGATGCGGTGCGCGCGCGGCTCAATCATGCGATCAAGACCTCGCTGTCGCCGCGCTTCGTGCCCAACGACATCTTCCAGGTGGCCGAGATCCCGCGCACCCTCTCGGGCAAGAAGCAGGAGCTGCCGATCAAGAAGCTGCTGCTGGGCCAGCCGATCGAGAAGGTGGTGAACCGCGAGGCGATGGCCAACCCCGGCAGCCTCGACTGGTACGTGGCCTTCGCGGCGCAACGCGCGTCCGTATGATGGCGCGATGCTTTCCAGACGCAACGTAGTCCTTCTCGCGATCGCCACCGGCGCGGCCGCCGCCGCGCTCCTGAGCGCCTGCGCCACCTCCTCCTCCCCGGCGCCCGCGGCCGCGGGCGCGCCGCTCGTCGTGAGCGGCACCGTGAGCTACCGCGAGCGCATCGCGCTCGATCCCGCGGCCGAGGTGCGCGTGCAGCTGCTCGACGTCTCGCGCATGGACGCGCCCTCGGTCGTGCTGGCCGAGCAGCGCATCCGCGCCGACGGCCGCCAGCCGCCGTTCGCCTACACGCTGCAGGTCGACGCGGCGCGCATCGATCCGCGCATGCGCTACGCCGTGGCCGCGCGCATCGTGCGCGGCGAGCAGCTGCTGTTCATCAACGACACGCAGTACAGCGTGCTCACGCAGGGCCAGGGCACGCGCGCCGACCTGGTGCTGGTGCGCGTCACGCCCGCGCCGCCGCGCTGATCTTCAATGTAGAAGTTCGTAGAGCACCATCTTCGTCTGCCGGCCGCGCAATTCCACCTGCTCCTCGACGCGGCGCGTCGCCAGCCGGCCCTTGATCCCGGCATGGGTCACCTCCGACACCAGCAGCTGCGTGCCGAGCTGCTTGTTGATGCCCTCGATGCGGCTCGCCACGTTGATCACGTCGCCGAAGGCCGTGTACGACAGCCGGTCGTTCGAGCCCAGCACGCCCGCGATCACCATGCCCGTGTGGATGCCCACGCGGGTGCGGAACTCGGGCAGCGCCTGGCTCAGCCACTGCCGGTTGAGCGCGTGCATCTCGGCCTGCAGCTCGAGCGCCGCGAGGCAGGCCTTGTACTCGGCATCGGGCAGGTCGGCGGGCGCGCCCCACAGCACCATGATCCCGTCGCCGATGAACTTGTCGATCACCCCGCCATGGCGCGCGAACACGCGCGCCGCGAGGTTGAAGTAGTCGGTGAGCTGGCCCACCAGCACCGCGGGCGGCATCGACTCGGAGATGCTCGTGAAGCCCTCCACGTCGGTGAACATCACCGTCACGCGGCGCGGCGAGCCGTTGGGCGCGAGCGCATGGCCCTGCGCGATCAGCTGGTTGATCACGTCCACCGGCACGAACTTGCTGAAGGCCTTGAGGCTGCGCGCCGATTCGTCGAGCGCCTGGTCCAGGTGCTGGATCTCGAGCACCCGGCTCGGCTCGCGCGGCAGGCTGTCGAGTTCGAGCATGCCGATGCGGCGCGCGATGCGCGACAGGTTCTCGACCGGCGCCGTTACCAGCTTCGACAGCCGCAGAGAAATTGCGAGCGCCACCGCGAGGAAGCCCAGCACCAGCAGCATCGACCACAGCACTGCGCGGCGCAGGTCGCCGAGCAGCGCGTCCTCGGGCACCCAGCTCACCAGTTCCCAGCCGGTGGCCGCGATGCGCGAGGTCTGGGCCAGGTAGCGCTTTCCTTCGTGGCCGAACGAGAACGCGGTGTCGGCCGTGTGGCCCGTGGTGCCGTCGGCCACCATGTGCTGGTGCAGCTCGCCGAGAACGCCCGAGGGCGCCTCGAGCTGGTGCTGCACGCCCGGCAGGTCGCTGCGCGCGAGCACGCGGTGGTCGGCCGAGAGCAGCGCGCTGCCGCCGAAGCCGCTGCTGCTGAACTGGCGCACGAAGTCCGAGAGCCGGCCCAGCGACACGTCGCCGGCCACCACCAGCGCCTGCGGATTGCCGTCGGCGTAGCGGCGCCGGCTCGGCAGCGCGTAGGTCACGCCCAGTTCCTGCGCGGCCGCGAAGACGTAGGGCTGCGTCCACACCGCGCCCCTGGCCGCGCGGGCCCCGAGGTACCAGGCGCGCGTGCGCGGGTCGTAGTCGCTCTGGAAGGCCTCGAGCCGGATCGTCTGGTAGCGCTGTTGCGGTTCGGCCTCGATCCCGACCTCGAGCGGGCGCTTGTACTGCCAGGTCTCGGTGGTGATGCCGCGCTCGGGCGCGATGTGGCGGATCGCCGGCGCGGGATAGCGCAGCGCCATCAGCATCTGGCCCTCGTCGTTCGCGACGTAGAGGCTGTCGAGCTCGGGCGACTGCTGCAGCATGGTCCAGAGCATCTCGGCCGTCCATTCGCCCTGTTCGCCCACGGGCCGCAGGCTCGGCGTGCCGGCGACCGCGCCGACCACCGACTCGGCCTTCGCGAGGAAGGCGTTCACCTTGTCCTCGGTGCGGTCGTGGTTCGACTTGTGGGCCGACACCCCGATGCGCGAGACCAGCCGCTGCGATCCCCAGTAGCCGAGCGAGACCAGCAGCAGCGACTGCGTGAGCGCGACCACGCTCACGATGGTGCCCACGTCGACCCGGAAGTGACGCGTGCGGCGCCGCGAAGGCGCCGGGTTCGAGGCAAAGCCGAAATCCCACGACCGTGTGACAGACGCGGCCGCTTCGGATGACGGCCGCGCGGCCGGGTCCGGCGTGCCGGACGGATATCTGTTCATACTGCTCCCTGTCCTGCTGAGCGCATCCGCGGCCGGAGGGCCACGGACCGGCAGCCGGCGGTCTCGCTGTCCGATCAGTGCGTCGGAAATGCTGGCGAGTGCCGGATGCGGGGCGGATTCTCGCTCCACTGCCTCGAAGTGGGCGAAAGCTGTGCCGGGACAGTCGGAGATTCGGCGGCGCCGCGCGCCTACTGGGCGTCGTGGAAGATCAGCCCCAGCGTCTGGCGCCGGCCCGAGCGCACGCGGCTCACGCCATGGCGCATCGTCACGCGGTAGCTGCCGCGCGTGCCCGTCACCGGCCGCTGGTTGACCGCGAAGATCACGGCCTCGCCCTGCGCCAGCGGCACCACCTCGGCGCGCGACTGCATGCGCGGGCGCT is from Variovorax paradoxus and encodes:
- a CDS encoding adenylate/guanylate cyclase domain-containing protein; this translates as MNRYPSGTPDPAARPSSEAAASVTRSWDFGFASNPAPSRRRTRHFRVDVGTIVSVVALTQSLLLVSLGYWGSQRLVSRIGVSAHKSNHDRTEDKVNAFLAKAESVVGAVAGTPSLRPVGEQGEWTAEMLWTMLQQSPELDSLYVANDEGQMLMALRYPAPAIRHIAPERGITTETWQYKRPLEVGIEAEPQQRYQTIRLEAFQSDYDPRTRAWYLGARAARGAVWTQPYVFAAAQELGVTYALPSRRRYADGNPQALVVAGDVSLGRLSDFVRQFSSSGFGGSALLSADHRVLARSDLPGVQHQLEAPSGVLGELHQHMVADGTTGHTADTAFSFGHEGKRYLAQTSRIAATGWELVSWVPEDALLGDLRRAVLWSMLLVLGFLAVALAISLRLSKLVTAPVENLSRIARRIGMLELDSLPREPSRVLEIQHLDQALDESARSLKAFSKFVPVDVINQLIAQGHALAPNGSPRRVTVMFTDVEGFTSISESMPPAVLVGQLTDYFNLAARVFARHGGVIDKFIGDGIMVLWGAPADLPDAEYKACLAALELQAEMHALNRQWLSQALPEFRTRVGIHTGMVIAGVLGSNDRLSYTAFGDVINVASRIEGINKQLGTQLLVSEVTHAGIKGRLATRRVEEQVELRGRQTKMVLYELLH